CGATCTCGTCGCCCACTCCTTCGGCAGCCTCGTCACCCGCTGGTACGTGAAGTTCGACGCCGCCGGCCAGTCCTCCGTCGCCCACTGGGTCTCCCTCGCCGGCCCCAACCACGGCACGAGCACCGCATGGGCCTGCGCGCTCTGGGACCAGGCCTGCCGCGACATGACCCCCGGCTCCTACGTCCAGAAGCGGCTCGCGGAGGGCGACGAGACGCCCGGGGCCGTGCGGTACGCGACCTGGTGGTCGAACTGCGACGAGGTCATCAACCCGGACAGCAGCGTGCCGTTGACCGGCGCCGTCAACAACGGCGCCGGCTGTCTCGACCACAACGAACTCCTCGGCGACGACGCGGTGTCGCAGGGGGTCCGCGCCTTCCTCCGCTCCTAGACGGGCACCCGGTCGGCGGCGGGGGCCGTGGCCGGTGCGCCGAGCCGGGCCGTCGGGGTCCGGTAGGTCTCCCGCAGGCCCCAGGCGCACAGCACGAGGACGAGGGCCGCCGCGCCGGAGTAGAGGCCGACGCCGATCGGGTCGTTGTCGTAGGCGAGGAACAGGGCGGTCGCGGCGGTCGCCGCCGTGCCGCCGCCCAGGGCGGCCCCGGTCTGGTAGGTGGCGGAGATCGACGAGTAGCGGGTGGCCGCGGAGAACTGCTCGCCCAGGAAGGCCGGGATGCAGCCCTGCGGGGCGGCCATCAGCACGTTCACCAGGACGCAGGCGAGCGTGGCCAGGACGAGGACGTGGCCGTCCACCAGGGGGAAGTACAGGAAGAAGAAGGCCGCGTAGGCGAGGGTGCCGAGGATGACGACCGGCTTGCGGCCCCTGCGGTCGGAGAGGAGGGCCATCACCGGCACGGCGATCGTGAAGGCGAGGGAACCCGCCACCTGGAGCAGCAGGGACTCGGTGGAGGTGTAGCCGCGCTCCTCGGCGTACGTGACGGTGAAGATCGTGCCGATGTACGCGAGGGTGTTGTAGCCGAAGGCCACGCCGATGGCGAGGAGCATCTGGCGCGGGTGGCGCCTGATGGAGTCCAGGATGGGGACGCGGGGCGCGCTCTCGGTACGGCGCTCCTCCTGGGGCATGCGGCCGCGGGCGACGACGCCGACCAGGACGAGGAGCCCGCCCAGCCAGAACGGCACGCGCCAGGCCCAGGCCTCCAGCTGGTCCTCCGGCAGCAGGGTGATCAGGGTGAAGACGCCCGTGCCGAGGAGGCTGCCGATGCCGATGCCGGCACTGGTGAAGCTGCCCCACAGGCCGCGCCGGTCCTCGGGGGCGTTCTCGATGCCGAAGAGGGAGGCGCCGCCCCACTCCCCGCCGGCCGCGAAGCCCTGGACGAGGCGCAGGGCGACGAGCAGGACCGGTGCGGCGATGCCCAGGGTGCCGTACGAGGGCAGGCAGCCGATGAGGAAGGTGCTGCCGCCCATGATCAGCAGTGTGAGGATCAGCATGGACCTGCGGCCGATCCGGTCGCCGAAGTGTCCGATGACGATGCCGCCGAGCGGGCGGGCGACGAAGCCGCTGCCGAACGCGGCGAAGGCGACCAGGGTGCCCACCGTGCGGTCGAAGCCGGGGAAGAAGACGGTGGGGAAGACGATCGCGGCGGCGAGGCCGTAGATGATGAAGTCGTAGAACTCCAGCGCCGTTCCGAATCCGGAGATGAGGAAGGTGCGGGAGCCTCTGGCCGCACGGGCCTTGAGGGCGGGCCGGACGGTGTCCGTCATGGCGGTTCCTTCGGGGGTGGGGAGGGAGCGGTGAGCGGGGGGAGGGTCAGAAGCGCGCGAGGCCGGCCGCCGGGGCTTCGTGCGGGGCGCCGGCCAGGTAGTCGATCGCGCAGCGGGTGACGTCGAGGCCGACGGTGAGCAGGGTCCCCCACTGCTCGTGCCGCGGCTTGTTCTCGTCGGGCCGCATGCAGACGACGGCGTCGGCCCCGCCGTCGCCGCAGAAGGCCCGCGCCCGCTCGGCGGGCGAGAGGTCCGGCATCGCGGCGCGCACCTCGCGCAGATGAGCGAGCCGCTCGGTGGTCATCGAGTCGGCCGGTCCGGTGTCCGCGGCCGCGAGTCCGGGGTCGAGGAAGTGGTTGGTGTGGAGCAGCCAGCCGTCCTCGGCCGCCGGGACCACCGCGAGGCCGGCCGGGGACAGCTCCAGGCTCGCGGCGGAGGAGGCGGTGACCACGGTCAGCGAGGTGGACGCGCTGACACGTGCCGTCGAGGCGATCTCGACGGCCTGGTCGAGGGTGTCCGCCTCGTCGAGGATGCGGCGGGCGACCGCGTGCACGGGGACGCCGCCGCTCGCGGAGTCGGACGCGTGGAAGAGGATGTTCAAGTGGACGCCGAGGCCCGCGCTGTTGACGCCGATCTTGCCGGGGGCGCCGAACTCGGTGAAGAGCTTGACCGTGCGTCCCTCGCTCGGCGTCAGCTCGTGCAGCAGCGCGTCGGGCACGAGCAGGTCGTGCCAGTCCCAGGTCTGTAGGGTCTGGGGCGCGGCTCCGGCGGGTGCGAACACCGCGGTCGAGCACTCGCCCTTCCCGGGCTGCGGGCAGCCGGCGAGGATCTCGGTGCGGGCGCCGACGGCGGCCACCGTCCACCGCTCGGCACCGGCCGCGTCGGCGCAGGCGTCGGACTCCTCGGCCAGGTGCGGCGCCCAGGCCCGCAGGGCCTCGTGGCTGCGGGTGGCGAGGGAGCGGACCTGGTCGGCGGGCATGCCGAGGAGGGCGAAGTGCTCCCGGTAGAGCTCGGCGACGCGACGGACCCGGGCGCCGAATCGGGTGCCGAGCAGGGTTCCGCGCTCGCGGGGGTCGGTCGTCTCGGTGATGAGGGTGTGCAGTTCCACGCGGGTTCCTTCGACGCTGGTGTGGCCGCATGCCAAGGGGGCGGCGCGCATCAAGCTAGGAACGTAAAACGTTTTATGCAATGCTTCGGGGAAGTATTCGGAAGTATTCGTTCGGAACGGGCGGCACGATGGCACGGACGCGGGGCATCACGATCAAGGACGTGGCGCGCAGGGCGGGGGTCTCCATCACCGCCGTCTCGCACGCGCTCAACGACAAGGGCACCCTCAGCGAGGCCACCCGCGCGCACATCCGGACCGTCGCCGACGAGATGGGGTACGAGGCGGACGCCCTGGCCCGCGGCCTCCGCCGCTCCACGATGGGGGCCGTAGGTCTCGTCCTGCGTTCGCTGGACGCCCTGGGCGACTACGCGCCGGCGGGCGTGGACGTCTTCGAGCGGTTCGTGGGCGCGGCCGCCTCACAGGCCCTGGCCCGCGGCCTCAGCCTCATGCTGGTGCCGGACCTGACCCGGGCGCCGGTCCCGCCGCTCGCCTTCTCCCTGGACGGCTACATCGTCACCAACCCGCACGTGGACGACCCGGTCATCGCCCGCCTGGAGGAGCGCGGCATCCCGTACGTGACCTACGGACGCCCGCCGGGGCGCCCGGACTTCACGCACTGGGCCTCGGAGGACGACGAGGTCGCGGCCCGGCTGGTCCTGGACCACCTGGCGGCCGCCGGGGCCCGCTCCGTCGCCTTCGTACGGGGCACCGACCCGAACGCCTGGAACCTCGAACACCAGGACATCTACCTCGGCTGGTGCGAGGAGCGGGGCAGTACGCCACGGCTGTACGAGCTCCCCGAGCGGGCGGGCGTCGAGGGCGGCGTGGCCCTCGCGCAGCGGCTCGTCGAGGACGGGCCGCCGGACGCCGTCTTCTGCCTCACCGGGCGGCACGCGGCCGGCGTGCAACGGGGGCTCATGGCCCGGGGCGTACGGGTGCCGGCCGACACGATGGTGGTCGCCGGGTCCGACTCCGAGCACGCGCGCAACAGCCGCCCCGCCATCTCCGCCCTGGAACTGAACCCGGTCGACAGCTCGGCCGCCCTCCTCGACCTCCTCCAGTCGCTGATCGCCGGCCGCCCGGCCGACTCCCCCCGCCTCACGCAGGCCCGGTTCCGCCCGAGGGCGTCGACCCGGCGGTAGTCCGGCGGGGTCAGCGAGTCGAGCGGGAGAAGAGCCGGCCGGCGGGCCGGGAAGCGGGGCCGGAGCGGGCCGCGGCGAGCAGGGCCTCCCTGTCGACGATCTTGACGCGGGGGCGGCCCTGGAGCCGGCCTTCGGCCCGCTCCTGCTCGTCGATCGCCCGCCAGCCGCCGAGGTCGACGGCGTCCGGGTGGGCGCCGGGCGCCGGGTCACCGCCGGCGGGGGCGGTGAGGAGCCCGGCTTCGAGATCGTCGAGGAGCGCCGAAACGGTCTCCTGGGCACAGGACTTGTTGGTGCCGATGAATCCGCTGGGGCCGCGTTTGATCCAGCCCGCCACGTACACGCCCGGCCGGACCCTGCCCCGGTCGTGGGGCACGGTGCCGGTGGTCCCGTCGAACGGCAGGCCCGGGACGGGCCAGGCGCGGTAGCCGATCGCGCGCAGGACGAGCGAGGTGTCGATGGTCTCGACGCTCCGGGTGTCGTGTGCCGTCCCCTCGACGGTCAGACCCGTCACCCGGTCGTCGCCGACGATCCGCACCGGCCTCGTCCGGAAGCGCAGGACGATGCGGCGCCGCCCCGGTACGGGGGTCCGCGCGGCGAGCCCGGCGAGGATCTCGGTCTTCGGCGTGGCGTCCGCGGGCAGGTCCGCCGGCCACCCCTCGACGAGGACGTCGACGCCGTCGAGGGCGGCGAGGGCGAGCAGTTCGGGCAGGGTGAAGGCGGCCTCGGCGGGTCCGCGGCGGCCGAGCACGACGACCTCCCGGATACGGCTCGTGCGCAGCGCGGCGAGTGCCCGGTCGGAGATGTCGGTGCGGGAGAGGCTGTCGGGGTCCGCGGTGAGGACGCGGGCCACGTCGAGGGCCACGTTGCCGTTGCCGATGACGACGGCCCGTTCGCCGTCCAGGGCGTAGCGGGTGGCGCTGTGGTCGGGGTGGCCGTTGTACCAGGCGACGAAGTCGGTGGCGGAGGCGCTGCCGGGCAGTTCCTCGCCGTCGATGCCGAGCCGCCGGTCCGTCGCCGCGCCGACGGCGTAGATCACGGCGTGGTGGTCGCGGAGCAGGTCCTCGTGGCGCAGGTCGCGGCCGATCTCCGTGTTGAGCCGGTACGAGAAGCCGGGCTGGCTCTCGACGGCCCGGAAGAGGCGGGCGACCTGCTTGGTGTCCTGGTGGTCGGGCGCGACTCCCGCGCGGGCGAGCCCGTACGGGGTGGGGAGCCGGTCGTGGACGGTCACCGTCACGCCGGGATACCGGAGGAGCTCGTCGGCGGCGAAGAGGCCGGCGGGCCCGGCGCCGACGACGGCGACCCGCAACCCCTGCGCGGAGGTGCGGCGTTGCGGGGGCACGACGGCCATCGGCGCCCGGTCCTCGTGCGGATGGTCGTCGTAGTAGCCGCGGTTGAGTTCGAGGAACGGCAGCTCCGCGTCGGTGAGCTTGGTGTGCGGCTTGAGCGCGTCCACCGGGCAGGCGGTCGTGCAGGCGCCGCAGTCGACGCAGGTGCGGGGGTCGACGTACAGCATCTCGGTCTGCCCGAAGTCCGGTTCGCCCGGGGCGGGGTGGATGCAGTTGACCGGGCAGGCGAGGACGCAGGAGGCGTCGACGCAGCACGACCGGGTGACGACGTAGGGCATGGCTCTCCGTTCCAGGGACCTGCGGGCCGCGTCGGGCGGCGTGCGAGGCGGGTCAGGCGGCCTGCGGGCCGCGTCAGGCGGCGTGCGGGGCGGGTTCGCCGCGGTGGCGGGACGGGCGGCCGTCGATGCGCAGCGCCTTCCACACCCGCCGTGCGGTCCTGTTCATCAGGCCGATGTCCTCGGCGAGCATCCGTACGTCGGAGAAGAGGTCGCGGAGCATCTTCTCGCCGTCGGGCGACTTCCAGAAGATGTCCTTGATCACCCAGTGGGGCACGCCGATCGTCTCGGCGGTCTTCCGGTCGGGAACCATGATGACGTCGCCGAGCACCCGCATGATCACCGGGAAGGCGACCGACAGCGCGCCCCTGCGTGCCCTGCCGTAGCCGGGGACCTTGGCGCGCAGGAACTCGTGGGCGAAGGAGATGTGCCGGGCCTCCTCGGCGACGTGGATCTGCATCAGCCGCCGCATCAGCGGATGGATGTCCTCGCCGCCGCGCAGGATCGCCTTCTGGAGGTGGTCGATGGGCTCCTCGCCGGCGAGGACGCCGGTGAAGAAGGACTCCGGGATCAGGGAGCCGGCCAGCGGCAGGAAGCGGCTGAGGACGCGGAAGGAGCGTCGCCCGCCGGGCACGTCGGCGCCCGCGCGGTTCACGAACTCCTGGAACATCTGGGTGTGGTGGCACTCCTCCGTGACCTCGTGGGTGAGGTAGCGGAACTCCGGGTCCTGGTTGCGCAGCGAGAAGAGGTAGTCCATCACGCCGCGTATGAGCACGTTCTCGAACTGCATGCCCACCTTGACGATGTTGGCGTACCGCCACAGTCCGATGCGGGTCCGGACCTCCAGCGGCTGCTCCTGGTACCACGGGTGGCCGCCCAGGGGGTCGGCCGCGGGGAGGACCCAGCGGGGGTCCGCCGGGTCGATGGCGAAGTCGGGGTGGTCCCAGTCGATGTCGGTGAACGCGTCGAAGTGGATGTGCACCGATGCCTCGGACAGGGTCCGGAGCCGCTCGTGATAGCTCTGCACGCTGGTCATGGTCGTCCTCCTTCGGTGGGCGCGGGGTCGAAGCGGAGTGCGGGGTCCTCGATCGGGGACCGCCGCAGGGCGCGGCGGTCGCGGTAGTAGTTGTTCCGGATCCGCCACGGGTCGCGGGTGCCCTGGCGGGGCATGATCGCGTCGCCGCGTGCGATGTAGCCGGAGGTCAGCGACTCGCCCATGACGGAGACGGAGGAGCGGTCGGCCTCGGCGGCGAAGGGGGTGACGGCGCCGAGCCCGTGCCGGTCCATGTGGGCGACGAGCCGGCTGATGTAGTCGGCGGCGAGGTCGGCCTTGAGGGTCCAGGAGGCGTTGGTGTAGCCGATGATCATCGCCAGGTTGGGGACGCCGTCCAGCATCACGCCCTTGTAGAGCAGGTGGTCGCGGGTGACGACGGGCTTGCCGTCGACGGCGAGTTCCATGGCGCCGGCGAGCTGCATGCGCAGGCCGGTGGCCGTGACGACGATGTCGGCGGGGATCTCCTCGCCGGACCCGACCTTGACGCCGGTCTCGGTGAACGTCTCGATGTGGTCGGTGACGACGGAGGCCCGGCCGCTCTTCAGCGTCGTGAAGAGGTCGCCGCCGGGGACGACGCAGAGCCGCTGGTCCCAGGGCTTGTAGACCGGGGTGAAGTGGCGCATGTCGACGCTCTTGCCGAGCCGGGCCCGTACCGCCCCGAGGAGCACCTTGCGCATGAGGCGGGGGGCCTTGCGGCACAGGGCGTAGAGGCCGCGCTGCATCGCGATGTTGCGGGTCCGGCCGACCCGGTGGACGACTGCGGCCGGGACGCGCAGCCTGCGCAGGAGGACCGAGAGGGGGTCGTCGGCGGGGAGGGCCAGGATGTACGTGGGCGAGCGCTGGACCATGGTGACGTGCGCGGCTTCGGGGGCCATCGCGGGGACGAGGGTGATGGCGGTGGCGCCGCTGCCGATGACGACGACACGCTTGCCGGTGTGGTCGAGGTCCCGCGGCCAGTGCTGCGGGTGCACGAGGGTCCCCCGGAAGCGCTCCTCGCCGGGGAACTCGGGGCGGTGGCCCGCGTCGTAGTCGTAGTAGCCGGTGGCGCCGACGAGGAAGCGGGCCGTGAGGACGTGGGTCTCGCCGGTGGCCTCGTCGAGGGTCTCGACGGTCCAGCGCGCCTCCTCGCTCGACCAGTCGGCCCGGACGGCCCTGCGGCCGAAGCGGATGTGGTCGGTGACGCCGTGCTCCTCGGCGGTGGCCCGGATGTAGCGGCGGATGTCCGTGCCGCCGGCGAGGACCTTGGTGCCGTGCCAGGCCCGGAAGCCGTAGCCGAAGGTGTACATGTCCGAGTCCGAGCGGATGCCGGGGTAGCGGAACAGGTCCCAGGTGCCGCCGATCGCGGAGCGCCGCTCGATGAGGGCGTACGTGGTTCCGGGGTTCCCGGCGAGCAGGTGGCAGGCGGCACTGATGCCGGACAGCCCCGCGCCGATGATCAGCACGTCGACGTGCCGGTTCTCCATGTCCATCCCCTCTGCGGCCGGTGGTGGCGGTGCATTCTCCCCCGGCACTCACCCAGGCACCGGAATTTACCTGCGTCACCGCGTCCAGGATACCGGCGGTAACGTGACGTGCGCCACCCCCGAAGCGCCGCTCCTTCTTGATCGCCGGGTACCATCCACGCCGTGGCCGAGGACAGACACACACGCAACGACGGGCGCCCCGACGGCCGCGACACCCGCTGGACCGGCCACCGGGCCGAGCGCCGGGACCAGGTCCTCACCGCGGCCCTCACCGTCATCGGGCGCGAGGGAACGACGGTCAGCGTGGCGGCGATCGGCGCCGAGGCCGGCATGCCCCGCTCCGTCGTGTACCGGATCTTCCGCAGCCGCGAGGACCTCGACGAGCAGATCCGCGCACGGATCACCGACGAGCTGATGGCCGCCCTCTCCCCCGCACTCGACCCCCGGGGCACCATCCGGGAGGCGATCGAGCTCGCCGCCGCCACGTACGTGGGCTGGGTGGCACTGCACCCCGAGCTGTACCGGTTCCTGGGCGCAGGCTCCCCCGCCGTCACGGGCACCCGCACCGCCGTCGCCCTCCACCTCGCGCGGCTCCTGGACTCGTACGCCGATCGGTTCCTCGACGGCGAACCGGCGCCCACCGGCTTCCACCTCAACCTGGCGTTCGGCATGGTGGGCCTGGTGGACGGCGTGGTGAACCAGTGGGCCGCCCGCCCCGAGTCGAGGAGCTCCCTCGACGACCTGACCCTCTTCCTGA
This is a stretch of genomic DNA from Streptomyces sp. R44. It encodes these proteins:
- a CDS encoding FAD-dependent oxidoreductase — its product is MPYVVTRSCCVDASCVLACPVNCIHPAPGEPDFGQTEMLYVDPRTCVDCGACTTACPVDALKPHTKLTDAELPFLELNRGYYDDHPHEDRAPMAVVPPQRRTSAQGLRVAVVGAGPAGLFAADELLRYPGVTVTVHDRLPTPYGLARAGVAPDHQDTKQVARLFRAVESQPGFSYRLNTEIGRDLRHEDLLRDHHAVIYAVGAATDRRLGIDGEELPGSASATDFVAWYNGHPDHSATRYALDGERAVVIGNGNVALDVARVLTADPDSLSRTDISDRALAALRTSRIREVVVLGRRGPAEAAFTLPELLALAALDGVDVLVEGWPADLPADATPKTEILAGLAARTPVPGRRRIVLRFRTRPVRIVGDDRVTGLTVEGTAHDTRSVETIDTSLVLRAIGYRAWPVPGLPFDGTTGTVPHDRGRVRPGVYVAGWIKRGPSGFIGTNKSCAQETVSALLDDLEAGLLTAPAGGDPAPGAHPDAVDLGGWRAIDEQERAEGRLQGRPRVKIVDREALLAAARSGPASRPAGRLFSRSTR
- a CDS encoding flavin-containing monooxygenase produces the protein MENRHVDVLIIGAGLSGISAACHLLAGNPGTTYALIERRSAIGGTWDLFRYPGIRSDSDMYTFGYGFRAWHGTKVLAGGTDIRRYIRATAEEHGVTDHIRFGRRAVRADWSSEEARWTVETLDEATGETHVLTARFLVGATGYYDYDAGHRPEFPGEERFRGTLVHPQHWPRDLDHTGKRVVVIGSGATAITLVPAMAPEAAHVTMVQRSPTYILALPADDPLSVLLRRLRVPAAVVHRVGRTRNIAMQRGLYALCRKAPRLMRKVLLGAVRARLGKSVDMRHFTPVYKPWDQRLCVVPGGDLFTTLKSGRASVVTDHIETFTETGVKVGSGEEIPADIVVTATGLRMQLAGAMELAVDGKPVVTRDHLLYKGVMLDGVPNLAMIIGYTNASWTLKADLAADYISRLVAHMDRHGLGAVTPFAAEADRSSVSVMGESLTSGYIARGDAIMPRQGTRDPWRIRNNYYRDRRALRRSPIEDPALRFDPAPTEGGRP
- a CDS encoding C45 family autoproteolytic acyltransferase/hydolase produces the protein MELHTLITETTDPRERGTLLGTRFGARVRRVAELYREHFALLGMPADQVRSLATRSHEALRAWAPHLAEESDACADAAGAERWTVAAVGARTEILAGCPQPGKGECSTAVFAPAGAAPQTLQTWDWHDLLVPDALLHELTPSEGRTVKLFTEFGAPGKIGVNSAGLGVHLNILFHASDSASGGVPVHAVARRILDEADTLDQAVEIASTARVSASTSLTVVTASSAASLELSPAGLAVVPAAEDGWLLHTNHFLDPGLAAADTGPADSMTTERLAHLREVRAAMPDLSPAERARAFCGDGGADAVVCMRPDENKPRHEQWGTLLTVGLDVTRCAIDYLAGAPHEAPAAGLARF
- a CDS encoding MFS transporter, producing MTDTVRPALKARAARGSRTFLISGFGTALEFYDFIIYGLAAAIVFPTVFFPGFDRTVGTLVAFAAFGSGFVARPLGGIVIGHFGDRIGRRSMLILTLLIMGGSTFLIGCLPSYGTLGIAAPVLLVALRLVQGFAAGGEWGGASLFGIENAPEDRRGLWGSFTSAGIGIGSLLGTGVFTLITLLPEDQLEAWAWRVPFWLGGLLVLVGVVARGRMPQEERRTESAPRVPILDSIRRHPRQMLLAIGVAFGYNTLAYIGTIFTVTYAEERGYTSTESLLLQVAGSLAFTIAVPVMALLSDRRGRKPVVILGTLAYAAFFFLYFPLVDGHVLVLATLACVLVNVLMAAPQGCIPAFLGEQFSAATRYSSISATYQTGAALGGGTAATAATALFLAYDNDPIGVGLYSGAAALVLVLCAWGLRETYRTPTARLGAPATAPAADRVPV
- a CDS encoding diiron oxygenase is translated as MTSVQSYHERLRTLSEASVHIHFDAFTDIDWDHPDFAIDPADPRWVLPAADPLGGHPWYQEQPLEVRTRIGLWRYANIVKVGMQFENVLIRGVMDYLFSLRNQDPEFRYLTHEVTEECHHTQMFQEFVNRAGADVPGGRRSFRVLSRFLPLAGSLIPESFFTGVLAGEEPIDHLQKAILRGGEDIHPLMRRLMQIHVAEEARHISFAHEFLRAKVPGYGRARRGALSVAFPVIMRVLGDVIMVPDRKTAETIGVPHWVIKDIFWKSPDGEKMLRDLFSDVRMLAEDIGLMNRTARRVWKALRIDGRPSRHRGEPAPHAA
- a CDS encoding TetR/AcrR family transcriptional regulator, with product MAEDRHTRNDGRPDGRDTRWTGHRAERRDQVLTAALTVIGREGTTVSVAAIGAEAGMPRSVVYRIFRSREDLDEQIRARITDELMAALSPALDPRGTIREAIELAAATYVGWVALHPELYRFLGAGSPAVTGTRTAVALHLARLLDSYADRFLDGEPAPTGFHLNLAFGMVGLVDGVVNQWAARPESRSSLDDLTLFLSDALWGLLASATARLGIKLDPDQPIGPT
- a CDS encoding LacI family DNA-binding transcriptional regulator, with product MARTRGITIKDVARRAGVSITAVSHALNDKGTLSEATRAHIRTVADEMGYEADALARGLRRSTMGAVGLVLRSLDALGDYAPAGVDVFERFVGAAASQALARGLSLMLVPDLTRAPVPPLAFSLDGYIVTNPHVDDPVIARLEERGIPYVTYGRPPGRPDFTHWASEDDEVAARLVLDHLAAAGARSVAFVRGTDPNAWNLEHQDIYLGWCEERGSTPRLYELPERAGVEGGVALAQRLVEDGPPDAVFCLTGRHAAGVQRGLMARGVRVPADTMVVAGSDSEHARNSRPAISALELNPVDSSAALLDLLQSLIAGRPADSPRLTQARFRPRASTRR
- a CDS encoding esterase/lipase family protein; this translates as MLRLRGRTAVALLAVAASLFLPTAPAHAEASARIPVVLVHGYNADPGVWGGLRADLKADGYTDAELFSFGYDTHRSVNEVLSGELAAYVEGVKRQTGASRVDLVAHSFGSLVTRWYVKFDAAGQSSVAHWVSLAGPNHGTSTAWACALWDQACRDMTPGSYVQKRLAEGDETPGAVRYATWWSNCDEVINPDSSVPLTGAVNNGAGCLDHNELLGDDAVSQGVRAFLRS